The Apodemus sylvaticus chromosome 19, mApoSyl1.1, whole genome shotgun sequence sequence TTCCTATTGTGTGTATTTGGTTTAAGCATGCAAACTTTATGATGCAACTTGCAATATGCTATCCCACAAGATGATATGTCATAAGTAGCTTTATATCCATATACCcacataataacaacaataataaattattttaaaaggactCCTGTAATATACTcaccattaaaaaataaaagaataaaattttattctttctcatcctgctccTATTGACCTGGCTTATTGCCAGACTTCTTACTTGTTATTTAAGTTCTGTGAACACTATAGCTCCTTTTAACATGATTTGTCAGTGGTATCCAGGTTCAGCTGGAGGaaagatattagaaaaataaaggaatactTTAATTCACTAGATATCAGGAATAGGAGATGCAGTAAAATCTATAAGGCTATCATGGGGCAGTTGTTACTAAACCACTGgtaaaaattcttaaaattatcaCATAATTGTAGTGATTGCAATGTATATTCATGCAACAGGAGTATAAGAAGACAAATTAAAGAATATCAAACCCAAAATGCTATTCTTCCaatagattattttatttgttaccTGTCTTTTTCCTGTGACAAAACACATGACAAACAATTTAAGAATGAAAGTTTCATTTTATGCATGGTTTGAAGAATACAATAAATCAGGATGAGAAAAGCAAGGGGTGGATGGATACATTGCATCTGTGGTCAACAGTCAAAAACAGATGAATAATGTAAGAAAGCTAGGTTTTTACTTTTTCCATTTATCAGTCTAGGATACTTCTATGAAAATGGTACCACTCACATTCAAAAGGATCATTTGTTCACTGTGAAATCTCTCCAGAGATATCTTCACAGAAATGCCCACCTGTGTACCCCATGGGCACAACCATGCCCATGTCTGTTCAGGTTGATTCCAAATCTAGTACTGTTAACACTGAAGATTAGCCATAACAATCATGGAGTTACCCCCTGAGCCATGGGATTAAGTGACTCAACATGTGTGGTAGTAAAGTGGGGTGTGATCCTTCCTGAATAATGAACCTTACCCCTGAGACTTCTCCATATTCAGGATCCTTCTCAATGAACTCTTAACATCCTTATTTCTCAGACTATAAATGAAGGGATTCAGAGTGGGCGTTACAAGGGTATACATAACAGCAGCTACCACCTCCCCAGAGGAGTGAGAAGTGGATGGTGGCTTCAGATAGGTAGCAAAGACTGTGCTATAGAAAAGGAGAACTACAGAGAGGTGGGAACTACATGTGGCCAAggctttccttttcccctttgcTGATGGAATCCTAGCCACAGCATGAAAAATACAACCGTAAGAACTTACAATGCAGAGAACTGCACTGATACCCAAAACTCCAGCTGAAGCCATCATCAGGACCTTGTTGAGGTGAGTGTCAGAGCAAGAAAGCAATAAGAGAGGCCTACAATCACAGAAAAAATGAGGAATCACTTGATTGGTATGAAAATATAACTGGGAGAGCAATAATGTATACATCAGAGAAACACAATGAGCTATTCCCCATGACCCACTGAGCAGAACCTCACATCTACAGGGAGTCATGAGAAGTGGGTAGAGGAGTGGGTGGCAGATAGCAGCATAGCGGTCAATAGCCATGACTGCCAGAAGCAGGTTATCCATATCTGCAAAAACACCAAAGAAGTACATCTGAGACAGGCATCCAGAGAATGAGATTGATCCATCTCCAGTCCACAGAGACTCCAGTGTTTTAGGAGCTGTGGTGGTGATGAAGCAAAGATCCACGAGTGAGAGCTGACTGAGGAAGAAATACATGGGGGTGTGGAGGTGGACATCAGCACCAATAGCTAACAGAAGTAGCAGGTTCCCTAAAAGGCCCAGGAGGTAGAGACCTAGGAAGAGGCTAAAGAAAGAATGCCATTTCTCTGGATCCCCAGATAGTCCCAAGAGGATAAAGCCAGGAGCCTGACTGCAGTTCATCCTGGGTCTTGTTATTAAAGACAAAACTGGCATGAAAACAATTCTCCCACAGCAGGCAAGAATTGGCACCAACTCAGACCTGGTCCCTTGTCAATAGGTGTTACTCAAAGCCCTTATTGAGCAATAGAAACTAAAACAACAAGAGGGACAAGATTTAGAGTTCACTAAAAATGGCTCCTAGGGAGACATAAAGAAAATTTGTTGAGTGGCTTCCAGGAATTCTCTTGGTGAAAGCTATGCTCTTTAAGCATTGTGTTACTTGATTGAATAACTACTTGTTCATATATCTGTTTGTCTGTGACTCCTTTGAAGGCAGAAGCTGTATCTTAGTATGTAACTTAGTGCTTTGCTGACTCGGTGTTTCAGCAAATGTTCCTGTCCATCCATAATGTCACCATTCCAATTGCAGCTTCATTAGACAAAGTACAATACTTTTGTTTTCCTGAGTGATGTACTGTGACTACTTAGCCTCAAAAAGTGGATTGTTCACAATGCTGCCAATGGAGttccttcaaaaaataaaatcatatttgttTAAAAGAAGTTGCCaggataaacatatttttaatgaaacagtGTAAGTCCTTGTGTTTTTTGAATTTTCCCATTCATTTACtatttcaagaaagaaacaaatgtcCTCTAGATGTTGTCCTGCTGGTGTGACTTGAACACATGGTACATCTATATATTTCATTCCTACATATGTAAGCAGTGTTATAACACTCTTCTCCACAAACTCTTGTACATTCCAAGGACTTACTTGTGTGTCTTCTATGACTCTAAGTGTTTTGAACTAGGAATGCCTCATAAACTATTATGACTCATTACCCACATTGAGTGAGCTTTTAGCAAGATTCACATTTCTCAGTTCCATTTTCAATGTTGGTCAACTTCTGTTGCTAACATATTATTACAAactaattaatgaaaaatgatcCATTTTGGATCAAATGTCAAGAAAAAGGAGAACCCCTCTgatggagagcagagagcaacaACAGAGAGGACGATGTGggaagtgtgtgtctgtgacttctGGTAATTTTTCTTAAACCACTAGTGTTTAATCTTTGTGTGTTTACCTAACCCAAAAGACAACCAAATATTCCACCACAGTTGGATTCATTTTCTACTATCTCAGTACCTCACTGAGCTGTGATATACTTGAGAGAGATTATATATGGTTTCATACCATAGGGTTTATCTTTGCCATCTAAGATTCATTCCAAGAAAATCTTATGCTTCTTTGATTGGCAGATTTACTTGCACCATCATAGATTATCATCTTGTGGTATGGagtatgtaaacatatatattttgttGAAATATTTAGTAAAGTATTAAGTTAGAATTTGCCCCCTTTCACAAGGAAATGAGACATATGATGGACCACACAGAATCTGCCTTTACTCTTCAAGGTATATCTAGTGCTTGGCATTAAAAATAGTGAATGCTGATCATGAAGTGGGCACTGAATTTTCCCATCCATTTAGtatttcaagaaagaaacaaatatccTCTAGATGTTGTCCTGCTGGTGTGACTTGAACACATGGTACATCTATGTATTTCATTCCTATATATGTAAACAGTGTTATAACACTCTTCTCCACAAACTCTTGTACATTCCAAATCTTTGATCATCTTTTCTTACCTTAACTGGATATTTTCTCATCAATTCAGTCAAAGTTTATTGTATCAACCGTATAATTGGCTAAACTAATTGTACTCTAAATACTATTATTCAAGTTGGAAACATTTCAGTTTTGTCTTGAAACTATTGCTCAAATGCCTCTTGATCAAATATGTCTAGTGTCTCTTCTTTCCCATTAATTACATACATTGTACTGTGCCTGATTACTGGGAACTCATCAGCAAGCCTCTGCACAACTGTCACAGCCCTAGCTAGCCAGTCTTGTCTTTCTGACTGGTCACCCATAGTTTTTCTAATACTCACTCTAGATATTGTGCACACTTATTAAGAGTAATCCCCATAGTTCCTCTCACATAAGGAACTTCATCTTTAGTCAAATTTGACCAGGGCTTCAAAATTGTTATAATTTTAACTTCTTGTCCATTTTTAAACTGTCAATGAATACTTTACCTTTTATTATCTTATCTATTTTTCTTGAATATACACTTTGGAGGATATGTAGCTTAGGTTGATATTGCCTGAATGAGTTTTCTAGTTTCTGtgacatgtgatttttttcttcttggttaaATGTGAATTTCCTGAGAGTAAAGGCCATAAGTTCTGTATTAAAAGGTCAAAGAAAACATGACTATTGTAACAATTATTACTAGTCTTTTGGACAAGATACTACTCTGGAATTTCCTCCCTATGACCTGGTCAAGgacaataaaataagaaaactgagACACTGTTCAAGGACAATGATGGCTCTGAAAATacaccaaagaaatgaaagaatatcTTAAACATGTGGAGAAAATTATATTATGTACTAGTAAAATGTATGCTGACAGAAAGAGTATTCCAACACTTTGTCCAATTTTACTTTcttactttccttcttttttcttgtttttattatgatTCCTAATCTTGTCAGACTATAGCCATATTTTCTTCATGGTACTTTCTGTTTAATCAtgcctttattctttttttatgagAAGAATGGGTTAATAATGTAGATCTAGGAAGGAGTCAATCTTGTGATTGTAATATGTCTAATACTATCAGAAGACAAAGAAATGTAATCTTGTTCATCAACTGCTTGCCAACAGTTATCTGTACATATAACATGAAGTAATTAATGAAACTTTACCGTTGAGTGGTATAACTCTGAGATTTATGTTAGGGGCTAGGATGTTGGCACATTACTTAtgttgctgcttttccagaaatGTGAGTTTGGTTCCCCAATCCAAGTTAGGTGACACACGAGCACCTGAAACTCCACTTCCAAGCTCTCTACTCCCAATTCTGGGCTCTAtggacactcacacacatgttcacatacaaacacaaatatatatacatatactttaaaataaaatataattttaaaagataatgaaaAGTCAGTCTCCCTgtatacaagaaaattgaaataacttgcTGCATCTGATCATCACAATGAGGTTTTTAGAAATATGTTTCTAAATGAAAATGAGAACTTCAAAGTTCACAAAGctgacacacacatggacatgttGTTAAGTAACAGGTGTCACACTGCACACTAACCTGGAGATGCTATTAAATCACAGGTGTAACACTGACCCCAGAAGTTCTGATTTCAGAAACTGGTGTGAAATGAGAATCTGTGTTTCCACCAACTCATGCTGCAATTAGCagcaccaaatttaaaaaattgaattgttCTGCCAATCATACTTGCAATATCACTATTCCAACTTTATAATAAAGATTAGGAAGTTATTTTCATATAAGGTTACATACTTTCACACTTATTCCTGCCATCAGGCAATGACATGCCTCTCATGCTGTCAATCCTCATGTTAAACATTCTCACTGATATTGTAATCAAATGAAACCAATCACTGCTATTGTATTCATCTCAAACCTATTTATCTAAAAAATACATAGATCGCATTGAGCAACTGAGTCTCAGTACTGAGACTATCTGGAAACTACTCAGCATCTGAGGTTGTGTCTAATGACTTAGATTCAGATGGGCTGCACAGTAATATATGATGATCCCTTGGCTTCTAGAGCTATTGCATCATTTTTCTACTTCTTATGATGTATCCAAAAGCTCCTGTCTCAATCCCTAATTGCCTTCTAAACCAAAAGTTTTAATTCTGTGTTTTCTTGAACCCTCTTAAAGCAATCATTTTTGCTTGTATCTGACAAAATGACTCTCATCAATGTCAGGTTTAAATTTCAGTCAAGTGATTATTTGCTTTCTTAAAAACACAACTCAATTGAAAACCCTTTGTTTTCAATTCAAATTTTTGTCTGACTTTCAAGGAACCTACAATACTCACCTAGTTTCTAGTGAtctctctctgactcattttCATTCTCCTATCTGGTTTGTCTTCCTATTGTAAATTACTTTTAAACTCATCTTTTGTATCTCTCTTCTAGTTACAGTTCACATTTCATATATCTGTAAACCAATCACTctgttaaagttttaaattatggaTTTTTTCctcaaacgtgtgtgtgtgtgtgtgtgtgtgtgtgtgtgtgtgtgttatgcatatatataatatataacatagttGCTTCATAGAAGTATTTTTATTGtgaaacatgttttctttttctgtaggaTTATTTACATGCAACTTTGGAAACTAACATACAAATTGAAAGATGTCCTATATTACATCTTCTATGCTCCAATTTGAAATATGACCTAATACTTCATTAAATACCACATTTCACACTTACCTTCTGACTTctctaatatccactaatcaatgATGAACTCAAAAACATCCACTTTGTCCAGTGTTCTTAGACCTACAAGCATCCTGCCCTTTACCTTCATTGCTGAAACCATATATGAGAGTAGAGATGATGGAGTCTGGAAGTGGAATCTGTATTATCTCTCTTGGGATCAGAAAGAGTTTCCctacagaaagaaattatttcatgACCCTGTAGATTAAGTTCCCAAAGTTACTCATTAGTGAAAAATCTGTAATAACCTTCCACTGAGAATTTTTCCTGAAgagtatttgaagaaaaaaattactaaacaGCCATAAATTTAGGCCATTCAGATGTGAAAGCAGAGAGATATTTACAACTCATTATCTATTTCTAGACATTGGTCTAACTTCTTAACTAAGGAAATCTGAATAGTGTACATAAGCCCATAACATTTCCTGGCTTCTAATTAAATCACTCTGACTGATGTATGAGCTTTACATTGCACATTTCTAATTAAATATAATTCCAAATTTATGTTCTGTTCACTAAGTACCTACCATAAGATTCTGACAGCACTGCAAACCTAACTCTATCTAAATAAGAATTCTTCTTCCATTCTCCTAATTAGAGCTCATTCAATTTTTACCATATTTGAAGATAATGTTCACAATTCATAAATAGCTCTACAAGTACCATACATTTAAGTCAGCTAGGAAACATTTAACTATGTGGGGCCACCAAGACAACAAATGAAATTAGTAAAAATCCATTTGCACTATAATAAAGATGGCCAGAAGTTGGTAATATATAGAAGAGCTGGTTCATTCCCAAGATCATGGGAATAATGTTCCTGTGTCTCTGGGTATATACAGGCATCTGCTAGAACTATGAAGTTCCagtaattatcttatttttccatcCTCTTAGTAACATGACTGAATTCAAGAATGATATTGTTCTGATCAGATTAACaagaagaaaatatgtaaatcatttcaaatgtatgtCATGCAAGGCAACGTAGGGAAACAATGAACCATAGAAGGTCATGAAGTAGAAATTTTAACAATTCTACAGTCAGTTATTCAAGGAATTGATacacttttatttccttcaacAAAGCATACTATCATTGGACatttttttgaaatgaaaatgtatatattctCCAAACTTTGCAATTCTTACACAAAACAAAAGTTGGGTGGAATTAAAATGGTCAATCATTTTAGCCACTCATTACTATCGTAAGTTACTGGTAGATAAAAACAATGTTCCTAATGAATTTACATGTAACTATAAAATACTTATGGTGTTTTGGAATGATTTTGATTCGTGTCCAAGTAACACTGCTCTTAAAACGCATCTAGGATTACAGTTATCTATGTCTAATGATCTAATTTCTCCAATGACTCCCATGTTATTTGAAAGTCAAACAGCTCCATCCAGGGCAGATCGGTCATGCCTGTCCCTCTCCCATACCCAacagcctgcctgtctctcagGAAGTCTGCCTTAACCAGGGACACGGGAAACCCCTTCCCCAATACCTGCCCCAGATGGGATCCCCACAGAACCCAACATATGCAGAAACTATCAGCTCTGCTCCAGCCCTGTCTTCCTTCTGGTCTGTAACTCCACCTGGGGTAGAAGTGGAGCACCTGCCCCTCTCCCATTCCCCACagtctgcctgtctcccaggagaccTGGCATAACCAGGGACACAGTTGAAACCTCTGCCCCAAGAGCTGCCCCAGCTGGGACCTCCACAGAACTCAGACAATGTGGGCCCTGTCTGCTCTGCTAGAACCCCATTTTCCTTCTAGTCTGCAACTTTGCCTGGGGCAGATTGGACAGAGGACCATTTCCTTCCTGTCTGCAACTCTGTGCCCCGTAGCAACATATCCCCACTCCCTCCCAGGCATAGTGCACTTGTCCCTAGTTCTCAGAGAAGGGTCTTGATGTCACCCTGCTCCTCCCCTAGATTCACATTCACTGTACTATTTCCACACAGCCCTGTCATGTCCAAGCCCTAGAGAAACCAGGTACATCTCTATTGACTGTGGTGACTACACGCAGTTTCAGCATCTTGAGAGCAATGAGGAGATTAAGAGGATGGAGCCATGTGAACCATGTATGGAGAAAGA is a genomic window containing:
- the LOC127669779 gene encoding olfactory receptor 1361-like, with amino-acid sequence MNCSQAPGFILLGLSGDPEKWHSFFSLFLGLYLLGLLGNLLLLLAIGADVHLHTPMYFFLSQLSLVDLCFITTTAPKTLESLWTGDGSISFSGCLSQMYFFGVFADMDNLLLAVMAIDRYAAICHPLLYPLLMTPCRCEVLLSGSWGIAHCVSLMYTLLLSQLYFHTNQVIPHFFCDCRPLLLLSCSDTHLNKVLMMASAGVLGISAVLCIVSSYGCIFHAVARIPSAKGKRKALATCSSHLSVVLLFYSTVFATYLKPPSTSHSSGEVVAAVMYTLVTPTLNPFIYSLRNKDVKSSLRRILNMEKSQG